CGCTCGATCGCCTCGAGGTGGAACCCGGTGGTGTCGCGGGTGGTCCAGTGCCCGTCGACGGTTTCGAGCGCCACGTCGGGGTCGGCCAGGGCGGCGTCTTCCATCAGGCCCAGGCGCTCGAGCGTGGCGCGGGCGATGTTGGCGTCGAAGCGGCTGGTGATCTTGAAGCGTTCCTTGAGGTAGGCCGAGGCGCGGGAAGCGAGTTCGTCGATGGGCCAGCGGTCCTGCTCGGGCAGGTCGTGCCGCGCGGCGAGCACGGCGTAGGCGATGATGGCGGCCTTGGCCTCCTCGTGGGCGATCATGCGGCAGAGGGTGTGCAGCACGGCGGCGTTGTTGGCCAGGTTCTTCTCGTAGAGGTGCTCGGTGCGGTGGCTGGTGCGCTGCTTCTTCTTGCGCTTGTAGCCGAAGAAGCTGCGGACGGCCATGCCGCCAAAGCCGATGGCCGCGGGGATGGCCAGCGCGCTGGTGCTGGCGGCCCCCACCACCGCGACCTTTGCCAGCGAGCCCAGCGAGCCGGCGCCCATGCCCACGATCATCGCGCGGTCGAGCACGGTCATGGTCGCCTCGGCGTGGGGCAGCAGGGCCTCGACGTCGGCCACGGGGATGTCGCGGAAGAGCTTGAGGCGCAGGCACTCCTCGCCGGTGAGCCGGGCGACGACGGCCAGGCGGGTGTAGATCTCGATCTCGCGCTCGATCTTGATCCAGGGCTTCTTCTTGTCCCGGCGGACGAGGGTGATGGTGCCCCGGCCGCGGACGTGCAGCGCGAGCGAGCGGATGCGGTCCGGGTTGATGCGGACGCGCAGGCCGTACGCGCTGCCGGCGCGGATGGCCGCCTCGATGCCCACGTCGGTGAGCGGCGTGAAGTTGGCGCGATCGAAGAGGTAGTCCAGCGCGGCGTGCAGGCGCGGGTCGGCGAAGGAAACCAGCGGGTTGGGCTCGGCCAGGGCGTCCAGGTCCGGGTTGGCCGCGGCGTAGAGGCGGTCCAGGTGGCGGTGCAGCTCCCCCACTTCCTGGGCGATGACGCGCTCGGTGGCCTTGCAGATCTTCTGGGCCC
This portion of the Phycisphaerales bacterium genome encodes:
- a CDS encoding DUF3754 domain-containing protein, producing the protein MADAPASPTKLVTPKLAELGDRFIPIRIEAIVDAIDADPDRFGELAGWAQKICKATERVIAQEVGELHRHLDRLYAAANPDLDALAEPNPLVSFADPRLHAALDYLFDRANFTPLTDVGIEAAIRAGSAYGLRVRINPDRIRSLALHVRGRGTITLVRRDKKKPWIKIEREIEIYTRLAVVARLTGEECLRLKLFRDIPVADVEALLPHAEATMTVLDRAMIVGMGAGSLGSLAKVAVVGAASTSALAIPAAIGFGGMAVRSFFGYKRKKKQRTSHRTEHLYEKNLANNAAVLHTLCRMIAHEEAKAAIIAYAVLAARHDLPEQDRWPIDELASRASAYLKERFKITSRFDANIARATLERLGLMEDAALADPDVALETVDGHWTTRDTTGFHLEAIERRLADDQHEG